A DNA window from Engystomops pustulosus chromosome 10, aEngPut4.maternal, whole genome shotgun sequence contains the following coding sequences:
- the RGS16 gene encoding regulator of G-protein signaling 16 yields MMYLNSFNPDAFLCDKAKELRSSIGTLIHKVDVGNKLMPSNLYKKKDNHRNCIKEAMKWKESFNQLLNSKDGLSAFRTFLKTEFSEENLEFWVACEDYKKTPSENKLPGKAQCIFQEFLQTGAPREVNIDHQTREFTRQQVAVACRGCFDAAQEQTRTLMEKDSYPRFLKSPLYQQLLTQSSIRKLKLSFT; encoded by the exons ATGATGTACTTGAATTCCTTTAATCCAGATGCCTTTTTGTGCGACAAGGCGAAGGAACTGAGATCCTCCATTGGCACCTTGATTCACAAAGTAGACGTCGGAAACAAGCTCATGCCTTCCAACTTGTACAAGAAGAAAGACAACCACAG AAACTGCATAAAAGAAGCCATGAAATGGAAAGAATCGTTCAACCAACTGCTGAATAGCAAAG ATGGACTGTCGGCATTTCGCACCTTCCTGAAGACGGAATTCAGCGAGGAGAACCTGGAGTTCTGGGTAGCCTGTGAAGACTACAAAAAGACGCCTTCAGAGAACAAACTTCCTGGCAAGGCTCAGTGCATATTTCAGGAATTCCTTCAGACCGGAGCCCCACGAGAG GTCAATATTGATCACCAGACCAGAGAATTCACTCGGCAGCAAGTCGCCGTCGCCTGTCGCGGTTGTTTTGACGCCGCGCAAGAACAGACTAGGACACTTATGGAGAAGGACTCTTACCCACGTTTCCTAAAATCGCCTCTCTACCAGCAACTGCTGACACAGTCATCTATTAGGAAATTAAAATTATCTTTCACATGA